In Caloenas nicobarica isolate bCalNic1 chromosome 27, bCalNic1.hap1, whole genome shotgun sequence, one DNA window encodes the following:
- the LOC135999183 gene encoding mast cell protease 1A-like — protein MSQPWPLPALLLLLSCPWASAGALRGHIVGGHEARPHSHPYMAYLEVGRFTCGGFLVAPDWVMTAAHCMGNVTVILGAHDIHKPEKTQQVRGVLRYHQHPAYDPDTVANDIMLLKLTAKATLNDYVKTIPLPKTSSDLPTGTKCSIAGWGLIDDDQATNKLFEAQVSIYSRRKCILFYPHLDSGMVCAGSFHKLQDSSQGDSGGPLVCNKVAQGIVSFGYDKPPGVYTRISNYLPWIRRTLRK, from the exons ATGTCCCAGCCCTggccgctgcccgccctgctgctcctgctttccTGCCCGTGGGCCAGCGCCG GTGCTCTACGAGGTCACATTGTGGGGGGGCACGAGGCTCGGCCCCACTCCCACCCTTACATGGCGTACCTGGAGGTTGGGAGGTTCACCTGTGGGGGTTTCCTGGTGGCCCCTGACTGGGTGATGACAGCCGCACACTGCATGGG GAATGTCACGGTCATCCTGGGGGCTCACGATATCCACAAACCAGAGAAGACCCAGCAGGTCCGGGGAGTCCTCAGATACCACCAGCATCCCGCGTACGACCCCGACACTGTGGCCAACGACATCATGCTGCTCAAG CTGACAGCAAAGGCCACTCTCAACGACTACGTCAAGACCATCCCACTGCCCAAGACCAGCAGTGACCTCCCCACGGGCACCAAGTGCAGCATAGCTGGCTGGGGCCTGATCGATGATGACCAGGCAACCAACAAGCTCTTTGAAGCCCAAGTCTCCATCTACAGCCGCAGGAAATGCATCCTCTTCTATCCACATCTCGACAGCGGCATGGTTTGTGCCGGCAGCTTCCACAAGCTCCAGGACTCCAGCCAG ggagaTTCCGGTGGGCCCCTGGTGTGCAATAAGGTGGCACAAGGCATCGTTTCCTTCGGGTACGACAAACCACCTGGCGTCTACACCCGCATCTCCAACTACCTGCCCTGGATCAGAAGAACCCTGAGGAAGTAG
- the S1PR4 gene encoding sphingosine 1-phosphate receptor 4, with protein sequence MDGPEPSWLANHSLPFPLGSAQYSELRLDRKGSCLQLTAMRNVNIILQHYNFTGKLTNRQSGDEGMGLIRTTFVVISCFIILENLLVLLAILRCLRARRWVYSCIASITVSDLLAGVAYLSNLCLSGKKTFQLSPQLWFLREGILFIALAASTFSLLVTAIERYSAMVRPIAENEASKTLRLRGLIVSCWLLALVIGLLPLLGWNCLCDFNACSVLLPLYAKNYILFSVVMFSIILLGIIGLYISIFQLVQASSKQTSSRHSRKRSLRLLKTVLMILGAFIICWSPLFVLLLFDVFCETQTCTHLHSLDWTLALAMLNSAVNPVIYSLRSVEVRRAVGSLLCCCCVRVGLCKPGSCLVITDINSGSSTESSLRYRESFRSSVALNVRPRAPLSSNSSMMSNLPSL encoded by the coding sequence ATGGATGGTCCAGAGCCGAGCTGGCTGGCGAATCACTCGCTTCCCTTTCCACTGGGCTCTGCTCAGTACTCTGAGCTCAGACTTGACAGGAAAGGTTCCTGCCTGCAGCTGACTGCCATGAGGAACGTGAACATCATCCTGCAGCACTACAACTTCACAGGCAAGCTGACCAACCGGCAGTCTGGGGACGAGGGCATGGGTCTCATCCGCACCACCTTTGTCGTCATCAGCTGCTTCATCATCCTGGAGAACCTGCTTGTGCTGCTGGCCATCCTGCGCTGCCTGCGAGCCCGCCGCTGGGTCTACTCCTGCATTGCCAGCATCACCGTGAGCGACCTGCTTGCAGGGGTCGCCTACCTTTCTAATCTCTGCCTCTCAGGCAAGAAGACCTTCCAGCTTTCACCTCAGCTCTGGTTCCTGCGGGAAGGCATCCTCTTCATCGCGCTGGCTGCCTCCACCTTCAGCTTGCTGGTGACGGCCATCGAGCGCTACAGTGCCATGGTGAGGCCGATCGCTGAGAACGAAGCCAGCAAGACCCTGCGCTTACGCGGCCTGATCGtgtcctgctggctgctggcCTTGGTCATCgggctgctgccgctgctgggCTGGAACTGCCTCTGCGACTTCAACGCCTGCTCCGTCCTCCTGCCTCTCTATGCCAAGAACTACATCCTTTTCTCCGTAGTCATGTTCAGCATCATCCTCCTGGGGATCATCGGCCTCTATATCTCCATATTCCAGCTGGTCCAGGCCAGTTCTAAGCAAACCAGTTCTCGGCACAGCCGCAAACGGTCCCTGCGCTTGCTCAAGACTGTGCTGATGATCCTGGGCGCCTTCATTATCTGCTGGAGCCCCCTCTTCGTCCTGTTGCTCTTTGACGTCTTCTGTGAgacccagacctgcacacacctgcacagCCTGGACTGGACCTTGGCTCTGGCCATGCTCAACTCCGCTGTTAACCCCGTCATTTACTCTCTGCGGAGTGTGGAGGTGCGCCGGGCCGTGGGGagcctgctgtgctgctgctgtgtcaggGTCGGGCTTTGCAAGCCCGGGAGCTGCTTGGTCATCACAGACATCAACTCCGGCTCGTCCACAGAGAGCTCCCTGCGCTACAGGGAGAGCTTCCGCAGCTCGGTAGCACTGAACGTCCGGCCCAgggctcctctctccagcaACTCCAGCATGATGAGCAACCTCCCCAGCCTCtga
- the NCLN gene encoding BOS complex subunit NCLN, with translation MLEEAGEVLESVLKASCLPLSFLLFVPAVLLLLGPPPAAEAAHEFTVYRMQQYELGGQAYGTRSAVLNTEARTVEADVLSRRCVMMRLVDFSYEQYQKALRQSAGAVVIILPQSISSVPQDVVRQFMEIEPEMLAMETIVPVYFAVEDEELLSIYEQTRAASASQGSASAAEVLLHTATANGFQMVTSGAQSKAINDWLIPSVEGRLTGLGGEDLPTVVIVAHYDSFGVAPWLSHGADSNGSGISVLLELARLFSRLYTYRRTHAGYNLLFFASGGGKFNYQGTKRWLEDNLDHTDSSLLQDNVAFVLCLDTLGRGNSLHLHVSKPPKEGTLQHAFLRELEMVVASQFPEVKFSMVHKKINLAEDMLAWEHERFAIRRLPAFTISHLESHRNSLRNSIMDRRSQIDTKALTRNTRIIAEALTRVIYNLTDKGAPADLQIFTDQMQIQEEQLESVMDWLSSQPRAAQLIDKDSTFLNTLEYCMGRYLKDVKQHHVKADKRDPEFVFYDQLKQVMNAYRVKPAIFDLLLAVCIAAYLGVAYIAVQHFGLLYKMIQRLSVKTKQQ, from the exons aTGCTGGAGGAGGCGGGTGAGGTGCTGGAGTCGGTGCTCAAGGCCTCGTGCCTGCCGCTCAGCTTCCTGCTCTTCGTGCCCGccgtgctgctgctcctgggccCGCCGCCCGCAGCCGAGGCCGCCCACGAGTTCACGGTGTACCGCATGCAGCAGTACGAGCTGGGCGGGCAGGCCTATG GCACCAGAAGCGCGGTGCTTAACACAGAAGCCCGCACCGTAGAAGCGGATGTGCTGAGCCGCCGCTGTGTGATGATGCGGCTGGTGGATTTCTCCTACGAGCAGTACCAGAAGGCTCTCCGCCAGTCAGCTGGTGCTGTGGTGATCATCCTGCCGCAGTCTATCTCTTCTGTCCCACAGGATGTTgtaagg CAATTCATGGAGATAGAGCCGGAAATGCTCGCGATGGAAACCATTGTACCGGTCTACTTTGCGGTGGAAGATGAAGAGCTGCTGTCTATCTATGAACAAACACGGGCTGCTTCTGCATCACAGGGTTCTGCCTCGGCTGCAGAAG ttctgcTGCACACAGCAACTGCCAATGGCTTCCAGATGGTGACCAGCGGGGCTCAGAGCAAAGCCATCAATGACTGGCTCATCCCCAGCGTGGAG GGAAGGCTCACAGGGTTGGGTGGAGAGGACCTGCCCACCGTTGTGATAGTTGCCCACTACGATTCTTTTGGAGTGGCTCCA TGGCTGTCGCACGGTGCTGACTCCAACGGCAGCGGTATCtcggtgctgctggagctggccAGGCTGTTTTCCCGGCTCTACACCTACAGACGTACCCATGCTGG GTATAACTTGCTGTTCTTTGCATCTGGAGGTGGCAAGTTCAATTATCAAGGAACCAAGCGCTGGCTGGAAGACAATTTGGACCACACTG ATTCCAGCCTGCTTCAGGACAACGTAGCGTTTGTTCTCTGCCTTGATACTCTGGGCCGAGGCAATAGCCTTCATCTCCATGTCTCAAAGCCTCCCAAGGAGGGGACCTTGCAACATGCGTTTCTGAGAGAACTGGAGATG GTTGTTGCCAGCCAGTTCCCAGAGGTGAAGTTTTCCATGGTGCACAAGAAGATAAACTTGGCTGAGGACATGCTGGCGTGGGAGCATGAACGGTTTGCAATCCGCCGCCTGCCGGCATTCACCATCTCCCATCTGGAGAGCCACCGGAACAGCCTGCGCAACAGCATCATGGACAGGAG GTCGCAAATAGACACTAAGGCACTAACCAGGAACACGAGGATCATTGCTGAGGCTTTGACAAGGGTCATCTACAACCTGACAGACAAG ggGGCACCTGCAGATCTGCAGATCTTCACAGATCAGATG cagatcCAGGAGGAACAACTAGAGTCAGTGATGGACTGGCTGAGCAgtcagcccagggctgcccagctgATTGATAAAGACAGCACCTTCCTCAACACCTTAGAATATTGTATGGGTCGCTACCTGAAGGATGTCAAACAGCATCATGTAAAGGCAGACAAACG GGACCCTGAGTTTGTTTTCTATGACCAGCTGAAACAGGTGATGAATGCATACAG GGTCAAGCCGGCGATCTTTGACCTCCTGCTGGCCGTCTGTATCGCAGCCTACCTTGGTGTTGCCTACATTGCAGTGCAG cACTTTGGTCTTCTTTACAAGATGATACAGAGATTATCCGTGAAAACCAAGCAGCAGTGA
- the LOC135999210 gene encoding granzyme E-like, translating to MQHLRKLLLALLLVTRPLAGASRSWSGVVAGGEAKPHSTPYVAYLQGRDNHFCGGFLVAPNWVMTAAQCFVHKPLTVILGAHTIQRREESWQTFEVQEYHCHPEFQSPKNGNDILLLKLKGNATSNSYVRTISFEKSKVPGGTVCSTAGWGYKTPAAALCEATVTIMKQRDCLSNYPGLIDNLICGHSRSAGVPEKADAGDPLVCNNKAYGIYSYRYNRLGLYTHIAHYLPWINSIMKSA from the exons ATGCAGCACCTGCGCAAACTCCTGCTGGCCCTCCTGCTGGTGACGCGTCCCTTGGCCGGAGCCA GTCGCTCCTGGAGTGGGGTGGTGGCAGGAGGTGAAGCCAAGCCCCACTCCACACCCTACGTGGCCTATCTGCAGGGAAGGGACAACCATTTCTGCGGGGgcttcctggtggccccaaactGGGTGATGACAGCGGCTCAGTGCTTCGT GCACAAACCTCTGACTGTCATCCTCGGAGCCCACACAATccagaggagggaggaaagctGGCAAACATTCGAAGTCCAAGAGTATCACTGCCACCCGGAATTCCAGAGCCCTAAGAATGGAAATGACATCCTCCTGCTGAAG CTGAAAGGCAACGCCACCAGCAACAGCTACGTTAGGACCATTTCCTTCGAAAAATCCAAAGTCCCTGGTGGGACTGTGTGCAGCACAGCTGGTTGGGGCTACAAAACACCGGCTGCCGCGTTATGCGAAGCCACCGTCACCATCATGAAACAACGGGACTGCCTCAGCAACTACCCGGGACTCATTGACAACCTGATCTGCGGCCACAGCAGATCTGCCGGGGTCCCTGAAAAG GCCGACGCTGGGGATCCACTGGTCTGCAACAACAAAGCCTATGGCATCTACTCCTACAGATATAACCGGCTCGGTTTGTACACACACATCGCTCATTACCTCCCCTGGATCAACAGCATCATGAAGTCTGCATGA